The Acidobacteriota bacterium genome includes the window CAACTTCTCAAGTACCGCGGCATCACCGCCTGCACACCGAACGAGTCGGAGGTGGAGCAGCTGTTCGACGTGACCATCGGCGAAGACCGCCGCGCGCTGGAGAAGGCCGGGCGGCTGCTGCTCGATCGCCTGCGGTCGCGCGCCGTGCTCGTGACGCGCGGCAGCCGCGGGATGGCGCTCTTCGAGCCCGGGAAGCCGACGGTCCACATCGAGATCTACGGCAGCGACGAGATCGCCGACGTGACGGGCGCCGGCGACACCGTGATCGCGGCGATGACGCTCGCGATCGCGGCCGGCGCGTCGTTCGCCGACGCGGCGCGCCTCGCCAACTACGCCGGCGGGATCGTGGTGATGAAGAGAGGCACGGCGACCGCGAGCGCAGCGGAGCTGCGAGCGGCGGTAAAGGCGGACTCACGGTAATGGGTGTTGTCGTCGCGCTCGAGGATCTGCCGCGAATCGTCGCGCGCGCGCGCGAGGACGGGCGCAGGGTTGCGCTCGCCAACGGCTGCTTCGACCTCCTCCACGTCGGCCACGTGCGGTACGTGCAGGGGGCGGCGCGCGAGGCCGACCGGCTCGTGGTGGCGATTAATGACGACGAGTCGGTGCGGCGGTTGAAGGGGGAGGGGCGGCCGATTCTCGGGGCACGCGAGCGCGCGGAGCTGGTGGCAGGACTGCGCGGCGTGGACTACGTCGTGATCTTCAGCGGCCCGACCGTGGATCCCGTGATCGATCTGATCCATCCGGATGTCCATTGCAAGGGGACCGACTACACCCCCGACACCGTGCCGGAGCGCGAGCGGGTGCGCGCCTACGGCGGCCGCATCGCGATTGTCGGCGACCCGAAGGATCACTCGACGCGCGAGCTGGTCGCGAAGATCCGCCGTGTTCCGCCGCAGGGTAGCGGCCACGCCGCCGCGAGCGGCCGGCGCGAAGACAAAGAATGAAACTGCTCTTCGTCCGCCTCGGGTCGCTTGGCGACATCATCCACACCGTGCCGGCCGTGAGCGCGGTTCGCGGCGCGTTGCCGCAGGCGTCGATCCACTGGCTCGTGGACGTGCGTCATCTCGAGGTGCTGGAGCTGGTCGACGGCGTGGATCGCATTCACGCCATCCGCCCGACCGCGAGCGGCTGGGTCTCTGCGGTGGCCGGGCTTCGCCGCGAGCAGTACGAGGCCGCGCTCGATTTCCAGGGCCTCATCAAGTCTGCGACGCTCGCCCGCCTGTCAGGGGCGAAGCGCGTCGTCGGGTTCACCAGGGGCGCGCTGCGCGAGGCGGCGGCGGCAACCTTCTACTCCGAGAGCGTCGCGCCCGTGCCGGGGCGGCATGTCATCGACAAGAACCTGTCGCTGCTCCGCGCGATCGACGTGCCGCAGCCTGCCGCCGCGGTCTTCCCGTTCGTGCGAAAGCCGTCGTCCGCGCTGCAGTGGGCGCGCGCGCAGGTGGGGGAGCGCGTTGCGATTCTGAACCCGGGTGCGGCGTGGCCGAACAAGCGGTGGCATCCCGAGCGGTTCGGTGCTGTCGCCGCCGCCATACGTGCGCGGCACGCGCTGCCGTCGATCGTGATTTGGGGTCCGGGCGAGCGCGAGCTGGCCGGCCGCGTGGCTGCGGCGTCTGACGGCGCCGCGCAGGTCGCGCCCGCGACGACCATCGCCGACCTCTTTGCGCTGTGCGGGAGCGCGTCGCTGGTCGTGTCGGGCGACACCGGGCCG containing:
- a CDS encoding adenylyltransferase/cytidyltransferase family protein, encoding MGVVVALEDLPRIVARAREDGRRVALANGCFDLLHVGHVRYVQGAAREADRLVVAINDDESVRRLKGEGRPILGARERAELVAGLRGVDYVVIFSGPTVDPVIDLIHPDVHCKGTDYTPDTVPERERVRAYGGRIAIVGDPKDHSTRELVAKIRRVPPQGSGHAAASGRREDKE
- a CDS encoding glycosyltransferase family 9 protein, producing MKLLFVRLGSLGDIIHTVPAVSAVRGALPQASIHWLVDVRHLEVLELVDGVDRIHAIRPTASGWVSAVAGLRREQYEAALDFQGLIKSATLARLSGAKRVVGFTRGALREAAAATFYSESVAPVPGRHVIDKNLSLLRAIDVPQPAAAVFPFVRKPSSALQWARAQVGERVAILNPGAAWPNKRWHPERFGAVAAAIRARHALPSIVIWGPGERELAGRVAAASDGAAQVAPATTIADLFALCGSASLVVSGDTGPLHIAAAARAPIVGLYGPTDPRRNGPWSEDDVCVSRFEACGCHHLRRCVRERWCLEEVSVDEVVSAIDRRLSVAAPSGAPSGRGNQ